In Streptomyces violaceusniger Tu 4113, one DNA window encodes the following:
- a CDS encoding sucrase ferredoxin, translating into MSTCATASRDLSEPLAGTAATAPTWLLVEQPGPWGTEALTASRLDRALGRALERAAEGTGVRVALIRRPGRHADLHTGARHRVFVAHTRPGRSWIRTTALDDPAGLLGLDFTALGAGDPDGLTLSPHDPAAWEEYTGDPLVLVCTNGKRDRCCALLGRPLAGELAASGVHGTWEITHIGGHRFSPTLVVLPHGYTYGRATAQGVKDVIEALRQGRVVTEGCRGRSAWERPGQAAELAVRELTGEDGADALTVAGTEGEAPVWSVTVAHRDGRAWRVSVAQVAAAPPRPESCGLPLGSPARMEVVGIRAARQPAHGVRAMAAGRL; encoded by the coding sequence GTGAGCACGTGCGCGACCGCTTCCCGCGACCTGTCCGAGCCGCTCGCCGGGACGGCGGCCACCGCCCCCACCTGGCTGCTGGTGGAACAGCCCGGGCCCTGGGGCACCGAGGCCCTCACCGCCAGCAGGCTCGACAGGGCCCTCGGACGCGCGCTGGAGCGCGCCGCCGAGGGCACCGGTGTACGGGTCGCGCTGATCCGCCGCCCCGGCCGTCACGCCGATCTGCACACCGGCGCCCGGCACCGGGTGTTCGTGGCCCACACCCGGCCCGGCCGTTCCTGGATCCGTACCACCGCCCTGGACGACCCCGCAGGGCTGCTCGGCCTGGACTTCACCGCGCTGGGCGCGGGCGACCCCGACGGGCTCACCCTGAGCCCCCACGACCCCGCGGCCTGGGAGGAGTACACCGGCGATCCGCTGGTGCTGGTGTGCACCAACGGCAAGCGCGACCGCTGCTGCGCCCTCCTCGGCCGCCCGCTGGCCGGTGAGCTGGCCGCCTCCGGTGTCCACGGCACCTGGGAGATCACCCATATCGGCGGCCATCGCTTCTCCCCCACTCTCGTCGTGCTGCCGCACGGCTACACCTACGGCCGTGCCACCGCGCAAGGCGTCAAGGACGTCATCGAGGCACTGCGGCAGGGCCGGGTGGTCACCGAGGGCTGCCGTGGCCGCTCCGCCTGGGAGCGCCCCGGCCAGGCGGCGGAGCTGGCCGTCCGCGAGCTGACCGGCGAGGACGGGGCGGACGCGCTGACCGTCGCAGGGACCGAGGGCGAGGCCCCGGTCTGGTCCGTGACCGTCGCGCACCGCGACGGCCGGGCCTGGCGGGTGAGCGTCGCCCAGGTCGCCGCGGCGCCGCCGCGGCCGGAGAGCTGCGGCTTGCCCCTGGGCTCCCCGGCCCGGATGGAGGTCGTCGGGATCCGGGCCGCCCGGCAGCCCGCGCATGGCGTCCGGGCGATGGCCGCCGGCCGTCTCTGA
- a CDS encoding sel1 repeat family protein — protein MGGLWARWRRRRGRRGARSLDPGLRAMVRAAYDEGRPIPESLARKAAEAGDPRGMTVYGIGLGERGAYAEAVHWLGKAAATGDLSAMVVLGTVHLDHGELGEAERHFRRAADRGHAGARLALRQLRARRNGSGH, from the coding sequence ATGGGCGGTTTATGGGCGCGGTGGCGCAGGCGCCGGGGGAGACGCGGGGCGCGCTCGCTGGACCCCGGGCTGAGGGCGATGGTGCGGGCGGCCTACGACGAGGGGCGGCCGATTCCCGAATCGCTCGCCCGTAAGGCGGCCGAGGCCGGTGATCCGCGGGGGATGACCGTCTACGGCATCGGGCTGGGCGAGCGGGGCGCGTACGCCGAGGCGGTCCACTGGCTCGGCAAGGCCGCCGCGACGGGTGACCTCTCGGCCATGGTGGTGCTCGGCACCGTCCATCTGGACCATGGTGAACTGGGCGAGGCGGAGCGGCACTTCCGGCGGGCGGCGGACCGTGGCCACGCCGGTGCGCGCCTCGCCCTCCGGCAGTTGCGTGCCCGGCGCAACGGCAGCGGCCACTGA
- a CDS encoding DNA gyrase/topoisomerase IV subunit A — MARRSTKTPPPDDFEERILDIDVVDEMQGSYLEYAYSVIYSRALPDARDGLKPVHRRILYQMNEMGLRPERGFVKCARVVGEVMGKLHPHGDASIYDALVRMAQPFSMRLPMVDGHGNFGSLGNDDPPAAMRYTECRMASASSLMTESIDEETVDFSPNYDGSEQEPVTLPAAYPNLLVNGTSGIAVGMATNMPPHNLGEVIAAARHLIRHPGADLDTLMRHVPGPDLPTGGRIVGMSGVRDAYETGRGTFKIRATVAVEDVTARRKGLVVTELPFAVGPEKVISKIKDLVGAKKLQGIADVKDLTDREHGLRLVIEIKNGFNPEAVLEQLYKLTPMEESFGINNVALVDGQPLTLGLKELLEVYLDHRFNVVRRRSEFRRTKRRNRLHLVEGLLVALLDIDEVIRLIRQSDNAAEAKRSLIQRFGLSEVQTQYILDTPLRRLTKFDRLELESERDRLNTEIEELTRILDSDAELRKLVSGELAAVAKKFGTPRRTVLLESSNAPVTAVPLEVADDPCRVLLSSTGLLARTADGEPFPVEGKAKRAKHDVILSAVPATARGSVGAVTSTGRLLRLTVIDLPMLPESAGPPNLAGGAPIAEFLSLEEGEELICLTTLDESSPGLAIGTEQGVVKRVVPDYPANKDELEVIGLKEGDRIVGAVELRTGEEDLVFITDDAQLLRYAASQVRPQGRAAGGMAGVKLASGAKVISFTAVDPASDAVVFTIAGSSGTLDDSVQQSAKLTPFDQYPRKGRATGGVRCHRFLKGEDILVLAWAGATPARAAGANGTPAALPEIDPRRDGSGEPLAKPVTVVAGPV; from the coding sequence ATGGCCCGCCGCAGCACGAAGACCCCGCCGCCGGACGACTTCGAGGAGCGCATCCTCGACATCGACGTCGTCGACGAGATGCAGGGCTCCTACCTCGAGTACGCCTACTCGGTCATCTACTCGCGCGCGCTGCCCGACGCCCGTGACGGGCTGAAGCCCGTGCACCGCCGCATCCTCTACCAGATGAACGAGATGGGGCTGCGCCCCGAGCGCGGCTTCGTCAAGTGCGCCCGCGTCGTCGGCGAGGTGATGGGAAAGCTCCATCCGCACGGCGACGCGTCGATCTATGACGCGCTGGTGCGCATGGCGCAGCCGTTCTCCATGCGCCTGCCGATGGTCGACGGCCACGGGAACTTCGGCTCCCTGGGCAACGACGACCCGCCCGCCGCGATGCGGTACACCGAGTGCCGCATGGCGTCGGCGAGCTCGCTGATGACGGAGTCGATCGACGAGGAAACGGTCGACTTCTCCCCGAATTACGACGGCAGTGAGCAGGAGCCGGTCACCCTCCCCGCCGCCTATCCGAACCTGCTGGTCAACGGCACGTCCGGGATCGCGGTCGGCATGGCGACCAATATGCCGCCGCACAACCTTGGCGAGGTCATCGCCGCCGCCCGCCATCTCATCAGGCACCCGGGCGCGGACCTCGACACCCTGATGCGCCATGTGCCGGGCCCCGACCTGCCCACCGGCGGCCGGATCGTCGGCATGAGCGGCGTCCGGGACGCGTACGAGACCGGGCGCGGCACCTTCAAGATCCGCGCCACGGTGGCCGTGGAGGACGTGACGGCCCGCCGTAAGGGCCTCGTCGTCACTGAGCTGCCCTTCGCCGTGGGACCCGAGAAGGTCATCTCCAAGATCAAGGACCTGGTCGGCGCGAAGAAGCTGCAGGGCATCGCGGACGTCAAGGACCTCACCGACCGCGAGCACGGGCTGCGGCTGGTCATCGAGATCAAGAACGGCTTCAACCCCGAGGCCGTGCTGGAGCAGCTCTACAAGCTCACGCCGATGGAGGAGTCCTTCGGCATCAACAACGTGGCGCTGGTGGACGGCCAGCCGCTCACGCTGGGGCTGAAGGAGCTGCTGGAGGTCTATCTCGACCACCGCTTCAACGTGGTCCGGCGGCGCAGCGAGTTCCGCCGCACCAAGCGGCGCAACCGGCTGCACCTGGTCGAGGGCCTGCTGGTGGCCCTCCTCGACATCGACGAGGTCATCCGCCTCATCCGGCAGAGCGACAACGCGGCGGAGGCCAAGCGGTCCCTCATCCAGCGCTTCGGCCTCTCCGAGGTCCAGACGCAGTACATCCTGGACACTCCGCTGCGCAGGCTGACCAAGTTCGACCGGCTGGAGCTGGAATCGGAGCGCGACCGGCTCAACACCGAGATCGAGGAGCTGACCCGGATCCTCGACTCCGACGCCGAGCTGCGCAAGCTGGTCTCCGGCGAACTGGCCGCGGTGGCCAAGAAGTTCGGCACCCCGCGCCGCACGGTGCTGCTGGAGTCGTCGAACGCACCGGTGACCGCGGTGCCGCTGGAGGTCGCGGACGACCCCTGCCGGGTGCTGCTGTCCTCCACCGGGCTGCTGGCCCGTACCGCCGACGGCGAGCCGTTCCCGGTCGAGGGGAAGGCCAAGCGCGCCAAGCACGATGTGATCCTCTCGGCGGTCCCGGCGACGGCCCGGGGATCCGTGGGGGCGGTGACCTCGACCGGGCGGCTGCTGCGGCTCACGGTGATCGACCTCCCGATGCTCCCGGAGTCGGCCGGGCCGCCCAATCTGGCGGGCGGAGCGCCCATCGCCGAGTTCCTCTCCCTGGAGGAGGGCGAGGAGCTGATCTGCCTCACCACCCTGGACGAGTCCTCACCGGGGCTCGCGATCGGCACGGAGCAGGGCGTCGTCAAGCGCGTGGTTCCCGACTACCCAGCCAACAAGGACGAGTTGGAGGTCATCGGCCTCAAGGAGGGCGACCGGATCGTGGGCGCGGTGGAGCTGCGCACCGGCGAGGAGGATCTGGTCTTCATCACCGACGACGCCCAGTTGCTGCGCTACGCGGCGAGCCAGGTGCGGCCGCAGGGCCGCGCCGCGGGCGGCATGGCGGGCGTCAAGCTCGCCTCCGGCGCCAAGGTGATCTCGTTCACGGCCGTCGACCCGGCGAGCGACGCGGTGGTCTTCACGATCGCGGGCTCGAGCGGCACGCTCGATGACTCGGTGCAGCAGTCGGCAAAGCTCACCCCCTTCGACCAGTACCCGCGCAAGGGCCGGGCCACGGGCGGGGTGCGCTGTCATCGGTTCCTGAAGGGCGAGGACATCCTGGTCCTGGCCTGGGCGGGTGCGACCCCGGCCCGCGCGGCGGGGGCGAACGGCACCCCGGCGGCGCTGCCGGAGATCGACCCGCGCCGGGACGGCTCGGGTGAGCCGCTCGCCAAGCCGGTGACGGTGGTGGCCGGGCCGGTGTAG
- a CDS encoding M16 family metallopeptidase, which yields MPMGHTATQQAGSGGLKATEHRLANGLRVVLSEDHLTPVAAVCLWYDVGSRHEVKGRTGLAHLFEHLMFQGSAQVTGNGHFELVQGAGGSLNGTTSFERTNYFETMPAHQVELALWLEADRMGSLLTALDEESLENQRDVVKNERRQRYDNVPYGTAFEKLVSMAYPEGHPYHHTPIGSMADLDAASLEDAREFFRTYYAPNNAVLSIVGDIDPEQTLAWIEKYFGSIPSHDGKRPPRDGTLPEVIGDQLREVVEEEVPARALMAAYRLPHDGTREADAADLALTVLGGGESSRLHNRLVRRDRTAVAAGFGLLRLSGAPSLGWLDVKTSGGVEVPAIETAVDEELARFAEEGPTPQEMERAQAQIEREWLDRLATVGGRADELCRYAVLFGDPQLALTAVERVLDITAEEVRAVAAARLRPDNRAVLVYEPVQGAEDAADTAEAAETDAEGEAAQ from the coding sequence ATGCCCATGGGTCACACGGCCACGCAGCAGGCCGGCTCCGGCGGCCTGAAAGCGACCGAGCACCGCCTGGCCAATGGCCTGCGCGTGGTGCTCTCCGAGGACCATCTGACCCCGGTCGCCGCGGTCTGTCTGTGGTACGACGTCGGCTCGCGCCATGAGGTCAAGGGGCGCACCGGCCTGGCTCACCTCTTCGAGCACCTGATGTTCCAGGGCTCGGCGCAGGTGACCGGCAACGGCCACTTCGAGCTGGTGCAGGGGGCCGGCGGCTCGCTCAACGGCACGACCAGCTTCGAGCGCACCAATTACTTCGAGACCATGCCCGCCCACCAGGTCGAGCTCGCCCTGTGGCTGGAGGCCGACCGGATGGGGTCCCTCCTGACCGCGCTGGACGAGGAGAGCCTGGAGAACCAGCGCGACGTCGTCAAGAACGAGCGCCGCCAGCGGTACGACAACGTCCCGTACGGCACCGCCTTCGAGAAGCTCGTCTCCATGGCGTACCCCGAGGGCCACCCGTACCACCACACCCCGATCGGCTCCATGGCCGACCTGGACGCGGCTTCCCTGGAGGACGCGCGGGAGTTCTTCCGCACCTACTACGCCCCGAACAACGCCGTGCTGTCGATCGTGGGCGACATCGACCCCGAGCAGACGCTCGCCTGGATCGAGAAGTACTTCGGCTCCATCCCCTCGCACGACGGCAAGCGGCCGCCCCGCGACGGCACGCTCCCGGAGGTGATCGGCGACCAGCTTCGCGAGGTCGTGGAGGAGGAGGTCCCGGCCCGCGCCCTGATGGCCGCCTACCGGCTGCCGCACGACGGCACCCGTGAGGCGGACGCCGCCGATCTGGCGCTGACCGTCCTCGGCGGCGGGGAGTCCTCCCGGCTCCACAACCGCCTGGTGCGCCGCGACCGCACCGCCGTGGCCGCCGGATTCGGCCTGCTGCGGCTGTCCGGCGCCCCCTCGCTGGGCTGGCTGGACGTGAAGACCTCCGGCGGTGTCGAGGTGCCGGCCATCGAGACCGCCGTCGACGAGGAGCTGGCCCGCTTCGCCGAGGAGGGGCCGACCCCGCAGGAGATGGAGCGGGCGCAGGCGCAGATCGAGCGCGAGTGGCTGGACCGGCTGGCCACGGTCGGCGGCCGGGCCGACGAGCTCTGCCGGTACGCCGTGCTCTTCGGCGACCCGCAGTTGGCGCTGACCGCCGTGGAGCGGGTGCTCGACATCACCGCCGAGGAGGTGCGGGCCGTGGCCGCGGCGCGGCTGCGCCCCGACAACCGCGCCGTGCTGGTCTACGAGCCCGTCCAGGGCGCCGAGGACGCAGCCGACACCGCCGAAGCCGCCGAGACCGACGCAGAAGGGGAGGCGGCCCAGTGA
- a CDS encoding M16 family metallopeptidase, translating to MTFHPQPKGGAPKLWAFPAPERGELPNGLTVLRCHRPGQQVVAVEINLEAPLDAEPAGIEGVATIMARALSEGTDKHDAEEFAAELERCGATLDAHADHPGLRVSLEVPVSRLPKALGLLADALRAPAFPDGEVERLVRNRLDEIPHELANPARRASMALSAALFPAESRMSRPRQGTQETIEGIDAAAVRAFYEAHVRPSTATAVIVGDLTGVDLDGALADTLGAWTGGAGAPRTVPPIVADDLGRVVIVDRPGAVQTQLLIGRVGADRHDRIWPAQVLGTYCLGGTLTSRLDRVLREEKGYTYGVRAFGQVLRSAPPAPSGGSAGAAMLAISGSVATEVTGPALEDLWKVLRTLKEEGLTDEERDVAVQNLVGVAPLKYETAASVAGTLADQVEQHLPDDFQAQLYARLAETGTVEATAAVVSAFPADRLVTVLVGDASAIEEPVRALGIGEVSVISG from the coding sequence ATGACCTTCCACCCGCAGCCCAAGGGCGGCGCGCCCAAGCTGTGGGCGTTCCCGGCCCCCGAGCGCGGTGAGCTGCCCAACGGCCTTACGGTGCTGCGCTGCCACCGCCCCGGCCAGCAGGTCGTCGCCGTCGAGATCAATCTGGAGGCGCCGCTGGACGCCGAGCCGGCCGGGATCGAAGGCGTCGCCACGATCATGGCGCGCGCCCTGTCGGAGGGCACCGACAAGCACGACGCCGAGGAGTTCGCCGCCGAGCTCGAGCGCTGCGGCGCCACGCTGGACGCGCATGCCGACCACCCCGGCCTCCGCGTCTCCCTGGAGGTCCCGGTCTCCCGGCTGCCCAAGGCGCTCGGGCTGCTGGCCGACGCCCTGCGTGCCCCCGCCTTCCCGGACGGCGAGGTCGAGCGGCTGGTGCGCAACCGGCTGGACGAGATCCCCCATGAGCTGGCCAACCCGGCCCGCCGCGCCTCGATGGCCCTCTCCGCGGCCCTCTTCCCGGCCGAGTCGCGGATGTCCCGGCCGCGCCAGGGCACCCAGGAGACCATCGAGGGCATCGACGCCGCGGCCGTGCGGGCCTTCTACGAGGCGCATGTCCGCCCCTCCACCGCCACCGCCGTCATCGTGGGCGACCTCACCGGGGTCGACCTCGACGGGGCCCTCGCCGACACCCTGGGCGCCTGGACGGGCGGGGCGGGCGCGCCGCGCACGGTTCCCCCGATCGTCGCGGACGACCTCGGCCGTGTGGTGATCGTCGACCGGCCGGGTGCGGTGCAGACCCAGTTGCTCATCGGGCGCGTCGGCGCCGACCGCCACGACCGGATCTGGCCCGCGCAGGTGCTCGGCACGTACTGCCTCGGCGGCACCCTCACCTCCCGCCTCGACCGTGTGCTGCGCGAGGAGAAGGGCTACACCTACGGGGTGCGCGCCTTCGGCCAGGTGCTGCGCTCCGCGCCCCCGGCGCCCTCGGGCGGCTCCGCGGGCGCCGCGATGCTCGCGATCAGCGGCTCGGTGGCCACCGAGGTCACCGGGCCCGCGCTGGAGGACCTCTGGAAGGTGCTGCGCACGCTGAAGGAGGAGGGGCTCACCGACGAGGAGCGCGATGTCGCGGTGCAGAACCTGGTGGGCGTCGCCCCGCTGAAGTACGAGACGGCGGCGTCCGTCGCGGGCACTCTCGCCGACCAGGTCGAGCAGCACCTTCCGGACGATTTCCAGGCGCAGTTGTACGCCCGCCTCGCGGAGACCGGCACGGTGGAGGCGACCGCCGCGGTGGTGTCCGCCTTCCCGGCGGACCGGCTGGTCACGGTGCTGGTCGGGGACGCCTCGGCGATCGAGGAGCCGGTCCGGGCGCTGGGCATCGGCGAGGTGAGCGTCATCTCGGGCTGA
- a CDS encoding M23 family metallopeptidase: protein MASTRTATGKHRRTTKVNVRTGANVVGITTVASGVVAGITGQAFAADTGPSPQQAGLTQAIVIGDGIADQIEAQAQSQETAAEQAAAKAKAEAIARQEAARKAEATAKRAKAEREAKERAAREAERKRLNTFETPITGSYVSTGYQAASGLWSSGSHTGIDFHASSGTSVHSVGMGEIVEAGWGGSYGNNVVIKMNDGTYTQYGHLSSISVSVGQKVTPGQQIGLSGATGNVTGPHLHFEARTSPDYGSDIDPLAYLRSHGVNV from the coding sequence ATGGCGTCCACCCGCACTGCCACCGGGAAACACCGCCGCACCACCAAGGTCAACGTCCGCACCGGCGCGAACGTCGTGGGCATCACCACCGTCGCCTCGGGCGTCGTCGCCGGGATCACCGGACAGGCGTTCGCGGCCGACACGGGCCCCAGCCCCCAGCAGGCCGGTCTGACCCAGGCGATCGTGATCGGCGACGGGATCGCGGACCAGATCGAGGCCCAGGCGCAGTCCCAGGAGACCGCCGCCGAGCAGGCCGCCGCCAAGGCCAAGGCGGAGGCGATCGCCCGCCAGGAGGCCGCCAGAAAGGCGGAGGCCACGGCGAAGAGGGCCAAAGCCGAGCGCGAGGCCAAGGAGCGCGCGGCGCGCGAGGCCGAGCGCAAGCGCCTCAACACCTTCGAGACGCCGATCACCGGCTCCTACGTCTCCACCGGCTACCAGGCGGCCAGCGGACTGTGGTCCTCCGGCAGCCACACCGGCATCGACTTCCACGCCTCCTCCGGCACCTCCGTGCACTCCGTGGGCATGGGCGAGATCGTCGAGGCGGGCTGGGGCGGCTCCTACGGCAACAACGTCGTCATCAAGATGAACGACGGCACCTACACCCAGTACGGCCACCTGTCGTCCATCAGCGTCTCGGTCGGCCAGAAGGTCACCCCCGGCCAGCAGATCGGCCTGTCGGGCGCCACCGGCAACGTCACCGGACCGCATCTGCACTTCGAGGCCCGCACCAGCCCGGACTACGGCTCGGACATCGACCCCCTGGCGTATCTGCGCTCGCACGGCGTCAACGTCTGA
- a CDS encoding GntR family transcriptional regulator: MSGDTTAVQGGRRISAHAVCTAIRDDIVSGTYQPGSRLTEELLARRYGVSRVPVREALRTLESEGFVTTRRHAGACVAQPSEREAADLLDIRALLEPLGAARAAQRRTEAHLKVLRGLVRLGRERAQHGRLGELPPLGDWFHETLAQASGSPSLAAMLVQLRRKTAWVYAPAPAPQPVPPGSARRPDPAARAVESWAEHGALVNAVARGDADRARALAAAHTERALAEYRLRRPIPVRASKHSVNTASGRN; this comes from the coding sequence ATGAGCGGGGATACGACCGCGGTCCAGGGCGGTCGCCGGATTTCGGCGCATGCGGTGTGCACGGCGATTCGCGACGACATCGTCTCCGGCACATATCAGCCCGGCAGCAGGCTCACCGAGGAACTTCTCGCCCGGCGCTACGGTGTCTCGCGGGTGCCGGTCCGCGAGGCCCTGCGCACCCTGGAGTCCGAGGGCTTCGTGACGACCCGGCGGCATGCGGGGGCCTGCGTCGCCCAGCCCTCCGAGCGCGAGGCGGCCGATCTGCTGGACATCCGGGCGCTGCTGGAGCCGTTGGGCGCCGCACGGGCCGCACAGCGCCGTACCGAGGCCCATCTGAAGGTGTTGCGCGGGCTGGTCCGGCTCGGCCGGGAGCGGGCCCAGCACGGCCGTCTCGGCGAGCTGCCGCCGCTGGGCGACTGGTTCCACGAGACGCTCGCCCAGGCGTCCGGCAGCCCGAGCCTGGCCGCCATGCTCGTCCAACTGCGCCGCAAGACCGCGTGGGTGTACGCGCCCGCTCCCGCGCCGCAGCCCGTACCGCCCGGGAGCGCCCGGCGCCCCGACCCGGCCGCGCGGGCCGTGGAGTCCTGGGCGGAGCACGGTGCGCTGGTGAACGCGGTGGCGCGCGGCGACGCCGACCGGGCGCGGGCGCTCGCCGCGGCGCACACCGAGCGCGCGCTGGCGGAATACCGGCTGCGCCGCCCGATCCCGGTGAGGGCTTCGAAACATTCCGTAAACACGGCGAGCGGCCGGAATTAA
- a CDS encoding HPr family phosphocarrier protein translates to MAERRVTIGWAEGLHARPASIFVRAATAAGVPITIAKGDGTPVNAASMLAVLGLGAQGGEEVVLASDTDDAEVALDRLAKLVAEGLEELPETV, encoded by the coding sequence ATGGCTGAGCGCCGCGTCACCATCGGCTGGGCCGAGGGCCTGCACGCCCGCCCTGCGTCGATCTTCGTCCGGGCGGCCACCGCCGCAGGCGTCCCCATCACGATCGCCAAGGGCGACGGCACCCCGGTCAACGCCGCCTCCATGCTGGCCGTGCTGGGCCTCGGCGCCCAGGGCGGCGAGGAGGTCGTCCTCGCCTCCGACACGGACGATGCCGAGGTCGCGCTCGACCGGCTGGCGAAGCTCGTGGCGGAGGGCCTCGAGGAGCTTCCCGAGACCGTCTGA